The genomic window CAGAATGACTTTTTCAACGGCATCTGATTCTTTGGTAAGACCGAAGGCGTATTTTAGCATCATGGCCCCGGATAATATTTGGGCTAAGGGATTGGCCTTGCCTTGTCCTGCAATATCCGGCGCTGAGCCGTGAATCGGCTCGAAAAGGCCAAAACCCGTCTCTGAGAGGCTGGCGCTGGGAAGCATCCCGATGGAACCGGTAATGGCCGATGCCAGGTCAGAGAGGATATCCCCGAACATATTCTCGGTAACGATCACATCAAATTGTTTCGGATTCGTTGCCAGTTGCATGGCCGCATTGTCCACGTACATATGATTGAGTTGTATCTGCGGATAATTCTTCTGAACATAATCGACAACAACTTTCCGCCAGAGTTTTGAGCTTTCCAGGACGTTTGCCTTATCAACAGAGGTCAGCCGTTTGTTTCGTTTCATGGCCGCCTCGCAGGCTACCTTGGTGATCCGCTGAATTTCCGGGACAGAATAGAGCATATAGTCCACGGCGTAATCTCCTTGCACGGCTCCTTCCTTCAGGGTAAGCGTCTTGATCTTGTTCCTGCCGAAATATACCCCCCCCGTCAGTTCCCGCACGATGAGGATATCCAACCCCCCTTTCAGACGTTCCGACTTCAGGGACGCCGCGTCTGCCAACGGGCCAAAGATCACTGCCGGCCGCAGATTTGCAAACAAACCGTAGATAGCCCTCAGGGGCAGCAACGCCCCCCGTTCCGGGGTTAATTCCGCGGGCAGATTCTCCCATTTCGGCCCCCCAACAGCGCCGAAGTAGACGGCGTCAGAAGCAGTGCAAATCTTTTTCGTTTCATCGGGTAAGGGATGACCATAGGCATCATACGCGCACCCCCCCACGAGTGCCTCTTTATATTCAAAGGCATGGCCAAATTTCTTCGCAACGGCATCCAATACCTTCCGCCCCTCTTTCATTATTTCCGGCCCAATCCCGTCCCCTGCCAGTATTGCAATGCATTTTTTCATCTCTTCATCTCCGTATCCTTGAGATTATTCATTATTAAAAAAATTTATTCATCTCGGCAAATTTCTTCATGTCACTGTTAAAGATATCGCGCTCTTTCCTTCCCCAGGAGGTAATAAAATTTTTCATCCGGTAATACGGTCTTAATACCAGCACCCGGAGGAGATTTACCATGGCAAAATTTGCCTTGAAGACTGGTGTTGTTTTAAAAAACGTGGAGTATTTCCGCTTGTATTTCCACCGTAAGAACTGTAAATCTTCCGATGAGAGGTGCTTCGTTTTTACATTTGCCCAAAAGCCGTTGTATTTGCGGTAATCAATGGCATTGGTAACGAGCCCTTCATTCATCAAAATATCTCTCATACCGGTTTTCGGATACGGGGTGATAATCTGTTCGCCGAAAAAATCGATATTGGCCTTGTCGAAGAATTCATAATTCTGCGCAATATCTTCTTCCTTATCTTCTGCATGGCCGAGAATCATGCCTCCCACAATCAGCAAATTATTATTGTGCAGGTATTCAATCGCCCGCTTTGTCTTTTCCAGCATGTTTCCTTTATTCATGAGTTTCAAATTCCGTTCGGACACGTTTTCAATTCCCAGGAACACGATCTGGATGCCGGCACGCGCCATTTTTTGGGCTAATACGGGTGATGATGCAATGCCTGCCGTACTTGCCTGCACAATATACCGCAGGTCATTATGGCCAGCCTCCACGATTGCGTCACACAGGGATTCGAACCGCTTTACATTAAGCGTAATGTTATCGTCTGAAAAGGTGATGTATCGCGCCCCATGCTTCTTTGCATTCGTCAGGTCTTGCATTATTCTCTCAAAGCTGTACGTCCGGAAGGTGCGTCCATACATGCGGTTCATACTGCAGAAATTACACGTCATTGTGCACCCGCGGGACGTCTCAACCATGTCAAGTTTTTTCCCCGAAAAATAATACCCGCTCCAGATGCGTACGTCTCTTCGCGGAAGCCGTAAGGTATCAAGATTTTCCAGGGACCTCGGGGTATTATGCAGAAAGCCACCCTGGCGCCGATAGGACAGGCCTGGAATGTCCTTCCATTCCCGATTCCCTTCCGCGGCATCCAGGATGTCGCGAAAGGTTTCCTCACCCTCTCCGCGGACGATATAATCGAAAGGATCACCGTCACCAGAAGAGGCGATTTCTTCATACATAAGGGTGGCATGGTACCCCCCAAGGGCTATTTTTATATCCTTGCGCAGGGTTTTGATAAATACTGCAAGCCTTCGCGCCGTGTCAAACTGAAAGGTCATGGCGCTCAACCCTACCATATCCGGTCGATAATCTTCGATAATTTTTTTCACGGAAGGCAATAAATTATTTCTTCTGAGCACCAGATCGGCGAGCGCTACCTCATGATGCGGCTGAATATTCCCCGCAAGAGAAGAGATAGCAAGATTGGGCGCCCGCCATGTTTTCGCGGAAAACTGGGGAACGGTGTCAGGCATGGAACACAATAAAATTCTCATTCTGTTATATCAACCTCATCATGAAAAAATAAAGAATTACACGAAATATCCATCATAAAACGGGAGTTACATCAGGAGAAGACACGAAATAAAAAGGCAATCTCTCGTAAACACAAAAAACAAATTAATATAGGCAACCCTAAAGGGTCGCCCTACGAGAAACAGGTCACCTTATTTGTAACGCTTACACTATTTAATTAAGCCTTCGGCGACTTTGTTTGCGATCACACGTAGGGGCGAAGCATTTGCTGTCCAGGATATAAGATGACATTCAAATCTGATATCAGCAAATGCTTCGCCCCTACAACAAACATTGAAATTCCTATACATTTAATCAGGTCTTCGGCGACTTTATTGCAATTACACGTTTTTTTCAACAAAATTCCCCCCCCCTTCACCCCCGCCAGCGGGGGACAGTCGTTGTCCCCCTCACTGAGGGGGATTAAGGGGGAGGTAAAATTTTGAAATTTCTATACCACCGTACTGCATTTCACACTTCAAGCAATCCCACCCTTTTTGCCGTTATGCCGATCTTTTCTATAAAGGCATTGAAACGAAACGGTTTTGTAATCACGGGCACATGACTTTTTTCCATAAACGTCCTGTATTCGGGCGACAAGGTATCCCCTGTCATCAGAATTATTTTATCCCTTATCACGGGTAAATAACTTACCATCCAGTCATAGAACTGAATTCCGGACATTTCGCCAGGCATTTTAAAATCCATAACAACGATATCAAACCGATCTTCCTGAATGGCCTGCATCGCATCTTTGATCGTGAATGCCGTGGTTACCTGGCAACCTTTCGCCGTCAGCAATTCATGACAGGACTCTGCAATTCCGACCTCGTCTTCTACCAGCAATAAACGTAATCCTTTTAAATCATAGTCTTTTCTGACCGGGAATTTCACTTCCTTGTCCGTTTGCGCCTTGATCGGAAGGGTGACCGTAAAAATAGCGCCTTTTTGACTGTTCTTTCCGACAATCATTCCGCCATGCTCCTTGATAATGCCATAGCTGACTGCCAAACCCAAACCCGTTCCTTTACCAACCTCTTTCGTTGTGTAAAAGGGGGTGAAGAGCTTTTCCGGCTCAAGGATACCAGGCCCAGTATCCTCAAACTCAGCCACAATCTTGTCGTTTTTTTGAAACGTACGGATTGTCAGAACGCCTCTTCCCTGCGCGGCCTTCATGGAATCATAGGCATTATTAATAAGATTGATAAAGACCTGCATAAGCTGTACCCGATCAGCCATGGTGTTTGGCAAGGCTGGGAAAAACGATTGCTCTACTTCAATATTATTGACCCTGAGGTCATTAATTTTTAATTCAAGGGCATCCTTCACAACGTCATTGATGCAAACATACTGCCCGCTTCTCACGTTTTTCCGCTTTGTGGCAAAGGTGAGGAGGTTTTCCACAATACGGGTGCAGCGCTGGGATGCATCAATAATATGACGCAGCCGGTTCGTTGCGCTCTTTGACAAATTGTCACACAGCAACATAAGTTCACTAAAGTTCAAAATAATCGACAACGGATTATTCAGTTCATGGGCAACCCCGGAAATCATCGTTCCCACGCTGCTCATCTTTTCTGCCTGAATAAGTTGTTCCTTCAATATCTTTTGCTCGGTAATATCGTAACCAAATAAATTGATATTCAAGATCGTATTCCACTCGTCTCTCAGATAGGTTACGATCCATAAGATATCCCGAACCTGCTGATTCCGGGAAGAAAAAGGTATTTCGATCTGCTCTCCTTTCTTTCCGCTCAGGAGCAACTGGATATCGTCAAATAACTCTTCTACCTTATCCTGAGGAATAAAAATATCAACCACCGGTTTGCCAAATATCTCAGGCAGCGTGAAGCCAAACCTCTTTTCGATAGCGCGATTTACAAAGACAATCTCCCCTTTCGAAGTTATGGTAACAACGTAGACATTCGTGTTTTGTATCAGGGCGTCGAGAAACTTCCTCTGATTGTACATCTCTTTCTCCGTTTCGCTCAACTTCAGCGTTTTTTCTTTTAACAATCCCTTCAGGCGCCCCTGATATTCATATATCCTTTTTTCCAATGTCCTTCTCTCGGTTACATCACGGACAAATGCCCTTACCATGTAGTCGTTTAAGATACTATCATATTGTATGGAACACATAATTTCTGCATCTATCCGCTT from Candidatus Brocadia sp. includes these protein-coding regions:
- the leuB gene encoding 3-isopropylmalate dehydrogenase; protein product: MKKCIAILAGDGIGPEIMKEGRKVLDAVAKKFGHAFEYKEALVGGCAYDAYGHPLPDETKKICTASDAVYFGAVGGPKWENLPAELTPERGALLPLRAIYGLFANLRPAVIFGPLADAASLKSERLKGGLDILIVRELTGGVYFGRNKIKTLTLKEGAVQGDYAVDYMLYSVPEIQRITKVACEAAMKRNKRLTSVDKANVLESSKLWRKVVVDYVQKNYPQIQLNHMYVDNAAMQLATNPKQFDVIVTENMFGDILSDLASAITGSIGMLPSASLSETGFGLFEPIHGSAPDIAGQGKANPLAQILSGAMMLKYAFGLTKESDAVEKVILAVLEDGYRTGDIASASTPKDKILSTSGMGDKVAEYLRKHKD
- a CDS encoding B12-binding domain-containing radical SAM protein, translating into MRILLCSMPDTVPQFSAKTWRAPNLAISSLAGNIQPHHEVALADLVLRRNNLLPSVKKIIEDYRPDMVGLSAMTFQFDTARRLAVFIKTLRKDIKIALGGYHATLMYEEIASSGDGDPFDYIVRGEGEETFRDILDAAEGNREWKDIPGLSYRRQGGFLHNTPRSLENLDTLRLPRRDVRIWSGYYFSGKKLDMVETSRGCTMTCNFCSMNRMYGRTFRTYSFERIMQDLTNAKKHGARYITFSDDNITLNVKRFESLCDAIVEAGHNDLRYIVQASTAGIASSPVLAQKMARAGIQIVFLGIENVSERNLKLMNKGNMLEKTKRAIEYLHNNNLLIVGGMILGHAEDKEEDIAQNYEFFDKANIDFFGEQIITPYPKTGMRDILMNEGLVTNAIDYRKYNGFWANVKTKHLSSEDLQFLRWKYKRKYSTFFKTTPVFKANFAMVNLLRVLVLRPYYRMKNFITSWGRKERDIFNSDMKKFAEMNKFF
- a CDS encoding PAS domain S-box protein, encoding MVKKSELERETILTINRLVLSRMSYEDFCNALCHELKKIISFDYFSLISRTETSGEYYTCVFNVEQNSHNFQRSTELKTFVEKYLYHEVAKSNTIIIRNGLDKNGREGDKHLLSGGGITSYMIYPLFMNNALIGCINVLSKSGASFTEAHSNLIGQVSAQITVTLMNVMLVDSLTASEEKYRDMVENAPEIIFKLNSQGRFLHVNKLGLEALGYSAKEMTAMYLFDLVADENGSVIKKQYDTSVNSRMDNNLVVTLLSKGGKRIDAEIMCSIQYDSILNDYMVRAFVRDVTERRTLEKRIYEYQGRLKGLLKEKTLKLSETEKEMYNQRKFLDALIQNTNVYVVTITSKGEIVFVNRAIEKRFGFTLPEIFGKPVVDIFIPQDKVEELFDDIQLLLSGKKGEQIEIPFSSRNQQVRDILWIVTYLRDEWNTILNINLFGYDITEQKILKEQLIQAEKMSSVGTMISGVAHELNNPLSIILNFSELMLLCDNLSKSATNRLRHIIDASQRCTRIVENLLTFATKRKNVRSGQYVCINDVVKDALELKINDLRVNNIEVEQSFFPALPNTMADRVQLMQVFINLINNAYDSMKAAQGRGVLTIRTFQKNDKIVAEFEDTGPGILEPEKLFTPFYTTKEVGKGTGLGLAVSYGIIKEHGGMIVGKNSQKGAIFTVTLPIKAQTDKEVKFPVRKDYDLKGLRLLLVEDEVGIAESCHELLTAKGCQVTTAFTIKDAMQAIQEDRFDIVVMDFKMPGEMSGIQFYDWMVSYLPVIRDKIILMTGDTLSPEYRTFMEKSHVPVITKPFRFNAFIEKIGITAKRVGLLEV